From the Telopea speciosissima isolate NSW1024214 ecotype Mountain lineage chromosome 9, Tspe_v1, whole genome shotgun sequence genome, the window cttttcacttctcattctCTTATATAATTCTAAGACCTTTCAGTATGGCAatatttggttgcaaaggggaattaaagggaagagaaatgaaaattttcaaaccttaaaaaaaacttttgtaataattaCCCCATATGATTGTATAAATACTTAAATTTCATACCATGTTTactaatgatacattttacatgtaatttttattttactttttaacccaaagagaattggatgcaaagtaaagtgaaatttaattaccaaatatggaatgatttggagcaagtgatatagtcacatgggataatgattacaaaagttttttatttaaattaaaaaatttcacttctcttccctttaattccccttgcaaccaaatggagcttTTGTGATGGGGATCGAGGCTCCTGTAAACAACGATCAGATAACTTGAATGACATTAAGAGTTGCGGCAGAAATACATTTTTTGAAGAATTTCAATTGGTTTCATGTTTCTTTCTCATAATTTACAATAAAAGTTGCTTCATATATCTAATGGAAGGTTTGAAGGCATGTGTACTATCCCTCAAGCTGCTTCATACGTATAGAATGAGAAGTTCcttttagatttattttttgattaacTAATCTTCTAATCTTCAAAATAGTTAGAATTTTGTGCTCTACTAATCCACTCAAAAAATGGAAATATAATTTAAAgcacatatatatatttgacaTTAGTATGGACTATTATTCAGTTGGTCATACCCGAGCCTATTGCCTATTGTATATACTAAGATATTGGGTTGAATCTTTCTAGAGCCAACTATGATCTGAGAGGATTCATGATTTGGCCATCCAAATTGGTAATTAATTGGGTACACTAAATTCATAATGTTTAAgatgcaaaaaaataaataggcCAGGCTTTTGTTTGTCAATTATTCCGAATTCTAGCCTAACTCTTGGCTACAAAATTGGCAAATAAATGTAATTGATTGGGAGGAGTCACccaagtcgagtcaaaattttggaaaaacgTACTCAAGAGTCGTGCAGATTAGGTAAGAGTAAAAAAAGACGAGACTGGATTATAAATTGTCtaagtcaaataagactcggtatttttacccaagtcatgacaaactcgacAAGTTTagccatttttttaaaataataaatccgATTTCACTTGATTTTGAGTTGGCTGATCTAAGTGTGGATTTATATATGGCATGTCAATTAATTTAAATTGTTTGTTATTTCTTAAGTCATAATGTTGGTCCAAATGTCGTGGTTCATAATTTTAATTAAAGATGGCATCCCGtttttgaagaaggaaaaaataaagaataaatagaGTGAAAAAACTAAGGCTGTGTGTGTGATATGCATTCTAAGGCAATTTTACACTcttagatgataaaaatagttgtttttatcatccaacAATGCAAAATCAACgtagaatgcatttcaagaatgcataccaaacacagcctaaataaCCATTGTTGATCCATTCTATCATTGATTTAAAAGTCCAAAAATCTGCAGTAATAGCCAACGGATGTGGATTACCCATAGTTTTCTATCCGCAGCTAGAAGTGTCGTCACTACGTCTATAACTGTGGATTTTTTACCATAAGAAAAAGGTACTTTGCTGCTATGGATGTGTAATCATCTCCGTCCTTATTTTGAAGTGATTGTGTATTTCATCTTATTACCATGCCAGTTATTTCACATGCTAGCTCGTTGAGAACAACAacagtagagagagagagcaagagcgagagagagagagagagagagagagaaagaaagatattaCAGCAAGCAAGCAATGGCTGATGGAAGTAATTCAAAACCAGAAACAGATGAAGAAGTCGTGAGGATATTTTTGGCGGACATGAAGAATGAATTACAATACGCGTCGTCGTCTTCCTCACCATTTACTCATAACATAGACCGAGTTTTCAAGCCAATACGTGATGTAAAGCCAGAGGCTTACATACCTCGCTTGATTTCCATTGGTCCTCTTCACCGTCAAGAAATGCTCTTAAAACCCATGGAAGCACATAAGATGCGGCTTGTAAACGATTTTCTAAAccaagataataataataatggcgTAACCTTGATGGCTGAACATTGTTTCAAAGAGATGAGGGGTTTGGAAAAAGACGTTCGCCAATCTTATTCAGAAGTCATCCCACTCAAGACAGACGAGTTTGTGAAGATGCTGGTGGTGGACGGCTGCTTCCTACTTCAACTCATCCTCCGGTGGGAGGAATACACCGATGACCCTATAATCAATGATAAATGGATGCCTCATAATATACGTAACCTGTTGTTGCTTGAGAATCAGCTTCCCTTCTTTGTCCTTCAAAAATTATACAATCTATGCTGCTGCAAGGGATGTCGGGATTCAAAACATGCATTCAGAACAGAGACCCAATCTTTCTTACAGAGTTTCTTGGTTTCGTCTCCCGATATGCTGCCTTTCTATAACGTCAGGGAATTCGTAGATTACCATTTGCTTGATTGTGTATGGAATTTCTTTACTTCAAAGGAGCCACCGCTGGTTCCCGAGAAACAAATAATGCCTTGGCTTGATAAACTGAAAGGGTTTCTCCAGAGATTCATATCAATTATATTAATTGATTTATCGGAAAAGCGAAAACTCAAATGTGCAACGGAGCTCAAGAAGTCAGCCGCGGTTAAGTTTCAGAAGAGCAAGACAAGGTGCTTCACGGACATAACTTTCGATCCCAATGACGGAAAGTTGAGTATCCCATCTATTAAAATTGACAACTCCACAGAATCTCTGCTCCGAAATCTCATCGTCTTAGAGCAAACACCTGAGGGATATGTTTATAAACCAGTCACAAGTTATGTAGTCTTCATGAATGAGCTCATCAACTCTCCTGAGGATGTGAAGTTGCTACAGAAGGAGGATGGGGAGATTTTTACAACAGGGAGCAGCAGCATCAGcagcaggagcagcagcagcagcagcaagaaCATTAAGCCAGCAGAGGTAGttgttttttttgaaaatcttctAAAAGAAGTTCCACTGCCTCCAAATGATGAGCTCTATTTCGACGATGTTTATAACGAACTGAATAGGTATTACGATAACTCATGGTTCAGAGTTGGGACAATATGGCACAGATTCGTGTCAAGATTCTACCGATATATGAATATTCTCAAGGTTAAATATTTTGACAGCCCATGGTCAGTCATTGCCTTCTTTGCTGCAGCAGTTATCCTCTTCTTGACCGCCGCGCAAACATTTTTTTCTTACGATTTTTGGAAGAAAGGGAACTGATCGATCATGATGAAATATTCTGCTAATGAATAAATGTTTTGTTAGATTGTTTGTTGTAATAAATTTGTATGTTTACTTGCACATGTATGGATTATTGGGGATGTATGGTATAGGTAAGACTGTAAGAGTCTAGGAAATTAAATATTGTGTGGATTGTGTGGTTATTTAAATTTGTATAATATGTATGTGATGGGGGTAGTTGTAACCGAGTAAGTTGTAACCGTATGGGAGGCttattttgagaagaaaaaaaaaaagaatgaaaatctcTAAATTGTCTCTTGAGTTATCCTTAGAATAGGATAGGCAACTTCCTTATTATGCCCATAAAAcccttctattttctctcatatttcttctctctctctctctctctcgtattTTAGTTTCAAATTATCTTTGCATGTAACAAGCTCATTATTCCATGCAGAATGATGGTGAAACCATTCTAACCATAGAATAACTACTATACGTCTTGAATTAGCCATGTTTCCAATTTCAAAGTCTGATTCCATTAAAAATTGCACTGAGGTCCAAACacatggaaaggaaaaaaataaggaaactatagagatgtaaatggatcaatACAAATCAGACAGGATATAGATATGAATTGAATGCGGATTTTTTGTTATCTGTTTACTGTAGAAAATGAAACCTAAAACGATGCAAGAAACGAATggaaattacaaacaaacaaTTACACAATGCACATAAAGATTTACGTTgtttggcaagattgcctacgaCCACGATGAAATTAGATTTGCTTCACCATCAATGGGGAATAGGGTTACAATCGTacatcctcacacctctcttagTTTGATAACAAAGAAAGAATCCTCATTACAAGTATATATCGAAACCCTATATTGGTAGTTTACTGAAATATATCATATAGCTGGGCCCTTGAGGCGTCAGGCCCTTCGGGCCCTACGGCCTCTTAATGGCCCTTTGAAATTAGCCCACTTATGCAAATGACAGAATACAAGAGATTGTATCCCCCAACATTTACATCCATGATTTGTGTAACCTGGACCTTCCTCTCTCCGGGGGATGCAATTCGCTCTCGGTCCAAGTTTCTTAAATTGTGAGCCCTTTTTCTCACTCTTGATCTAAAACCTATCAAATTTTTAAGAACCCTCAAGTAAGGGTATCTATTTGGGATCGaaaccgggaaccgtcccaatactGTCCCCCTAAAACCCGGTACCAGAtcgtcccattagtaaatgggatggtaatggtatctgattttggtaccgaatgataaatgagGCGAGACGGTTCTGGGACAGGATTCCCAGTGGTACCATTATCAAAATTTCAATTAGGTACCAGATGGTtccgaaactactagtaccatttaaaaagaaatagTATATAagatcctctttttttttttttcttttttttttttgaaaaaaaatagggtaTAATAATTATGAcccattagggtttcactaattgccttttgaataagaagagtaacaACAGATCAATACTCAATAGCCCcagcttgaagtctctcctcacagaacctACTACAGtgctacagtgctactccctcTTCCCTCAACCAACTACATCTACCGGGTTCTTTTTAGCACTTCATACCAGACTACaatgtgacatgtgtgatatatagaattttgtttgggaaaatcaaagaggaaacacaacgggattcttccattcCTATTGTTTTACTTTCGTGAGTTTTGTCCTATCTATCCTTTTTCTATTTATAAAATTGTCCTATTTATCCTCCATTATTTGATTAGAATAAAGAAATGCGAAGGAGAAAGCTAACGCATGATCTTGCTTTCATgttttgtttggaaaaatcaaagaggaaacacaaggGGGTTTTTTCATTCATATCTTTAATGTTCTTTACTTTTATCTTATCTATCCTCTATTATCTGattagaatataaaaaaaaaaagggaaggggaaAGTTGCCATGATTGTGACTTTTCTAATAATAAGAAGTACACAGTGACACTCCAAtgcctttttcttttactttctaTTGAGGTGTCATTTGGCGTCTATAAAGCACGAGGGTGATCATTTAATAGGGCCCAGATAAAACATATGAAAACATAGAATTGGTTTTAAACTTTTAATAATAAGGGATTGGATATTTGGGTTAggctttatttttttaaatagtgGGTTAAATTGATTTTATAAAACTAATCGTTTGATTTCCAGAACTCTATACCTCATGGTATTATTTTCTTGTTATTATGAGTTTGATGCATTATTGTGCTACATGATTGATCCGTTTTGTTGTGTTCCAAAAAGTTTCTATCTTTCCTCTCATACGTTATATTATAGTGAAGTAGTGAACTATAGTTTTCTTTGGAAAAGTCACACGCATGGTTTCTTTAAgtaatattaatatttatttattaaagtttaagtttaaaatagatttttatatTGTGCTTGATTTTAACttaatattaattttcttttaggtGCCTATTTAGGGTGATTATTATTTTCATTGTGCAAAATGGTGGATGCTATAATTACTTCGGCACCCGAACCATCTAACAAAGATGGTGGCACTGTCAAGTCTTCTTCCCCTAAAGCTATGAATACTAGGAAGAGAACTTCGGCCTATTGGAATCCTAATTGGTTAAAGGAGttggacaaaaaagaaaaattaatgaTAATAAGCCTAGGGTAGAATGGAACCTCTAGTCTTAATACACAAATGAGATGTTACCCTAAGCGTGACAATAAAGATGTAGCCCAAATGCTCATGACAACATCTGGAGGAAAGGTGATTATGAAGGATAGCCATATTGGTCCAACAGTTATACGGGAGATGGTGATGACATTAATAGTGAAGAATAAATTACCTCTCAAATTTATAGAGTACGAGGATTTTAGAAAATTGATGTTGCATATTTGGCCAGAGTACAAACCCATATCTAGGAACACTCAAATGTTAGATATTCATAAAttatagaaaagggaaaaggaaaagaccAAAGAGTTAATAGTAAGTTTTCCAGGAAGGGTTTCTTTGACTACGGATCTATGGATTTCCATCACTAATTAATGATAGTTACATTATTCTCATAGCAGCTCATTATATTAATAGATTATGGGTTTTGCAAAAGAAGATGCTCAGGTTTACTATCTTGCCGGCTTTGCATTCTGGTGCTCATATTAGTGAAACAATTGGAAAGATGTTAATGACATGGGAGATCGAAATgaaactattttcttttaatatagATAATGCTAGTTCTAAGATTTGTTTGTGAACTTTTTGAAAAGTAAATTAAATCCAAAAAATGCTCTTTTGTGCAAAGACGACTTTTTCCATGTTAGATGATGTGCACATGTCTTGAACCTAATTGTACAAGATGGAATCAAGTTAATAGATATTTTTGTACAAAAGGTTCGAGATAGTGTAAAATTTATGAAAAGTTCTCAATCAAGAAAGATAAGGTTTATAGACAGTTACAAGCACTTGAGAATCGCATGTAACAAGGCCTTGAATGCAAATGTGACTACCCGATAGAATTCCACCTACCATATGCTTGAGGGTGCAATTTTTTATCGTGCAGCCTTTGAAAATTTAAGTGAGTTGGATAATTATATGTGTTGTCCTGATGCTGATGAATAGATGAAAATTCAAAAGATCACCAAGTTTTTGAATCCATTCAATGAAATCACAAATATGCTCTCTGGTACAAAATACCCCACTTCAAACTTATATTTTCCTAGTGTGGTGAAAATTCATATTACCTTGCAAGAAGAGATTTTAAATGATGAAAACTTTATGAGAGAGTTGGTGGAtgcaatgaagaagaaattaaacaaatatTAGAGTGAATATGCTCTGATTTTATCAATTGTAGTGGTTCTTGATCCCAGATACAAGTTGACTATAGTGGAATGGGCATATTCTAGGATTTGTAGGAGTAAAGAGGTAGCTGAAGAGATTGTTCACGTCTCAAGACAACATTGCACAGAGTTTTTTAAGCATACAAGAGCATACCAAATGTTGAAGATCCtataaaatctattttttattaaaccACTCTTATAATTATGTTCTATTAATCTATGTAGATTTTCTGTTGCATATTCATTTCTTGATTGGATTTtaccattttgtaggacttctctagatttaaaaaaatgaaggtAATTGCAAGTTCAGACAAGTCTGACCTGGATCAGTATTTAGAGGAACTACCAAAGGCTAATTCCAAAGAATTTGATGTTTTAACATATTGGAAGGGATGTGATCGAGCAACAATTTTCTAATCTTGCTCGGATGGCACATGAAATCCTGGCAATTCCTGTTTCCACTGTTGCATCTAAGTCGACTTTTAGtatagggggtagggtgatcgaTAAATACCAAAGTAGACTACTATCCAAAAATGTTGAAACCTTGATTTGCGTGTGAGATTGGTTGTTTAATGTGGATTTTCAAGGtaatctttatttatttattttttaacttataataatttattttgTACTAATAGGGTATTCATTTCTTTGTATATAGTCGATCCGTATACTGATGTCGATGATTTGCTTGATGCATTGAGTAGTATACTAACAATTGCTACTCGAACTGAACAATGTATATATTACCTCCCAGGCTGATGTGTGAATGTGTGATGGATAATATGTAGGTAAGATATTCAACTTAAGGGTACTATTTATTAAACGTCTATTTCAATTGGATTTAGAGTTGTGTATGATACATATGTCTCTCATTAGATGATTAGCATATCTGCATTTATTTATAGTAGTGCAATTTTGGCCTACAATCAGCTCTATAATAAATTAAagttcctaattttttttttttttttgggcaggCAACATTGATAGTGTtcactttattattatttatgtcATGGTTGCAGCCTACATGGCCATCTTGCCTAAGGAGAAAAAGTGTTGACTAGCCTTTGATAGTAGTTTCATGAAGATATCATTTTTTATGCATGTTCTTGTGTTTAAGTTTTATGATAGCAGTTTGATTTATTTAGGAGTCTTTTCTCTTATGGAGGTTTCAAGTGATTGATCTTTAGTTCTGTTTTTTATAAACTTGTTTGGTGATGACATTAAAACTATATTT encodes:
- the LOC122639193 gene encoding UPF0481 protein At3g47200-like — its product is MADGSNSKPETDEEVVRIFLADMKNELQYASSSSSPFTHNIDRVFKPIRDVKPEAYIPRLISIGPLHRQEMLLKPMEAHKMRLVNDFLNQDNNNNGVTLMAEHCFKEMRGLEKDVRQSYSEVIPLKTDEFVKMLVVDGCFLLQLILRWEEYTDDPIINDKWMPHNIRNLLLLENQLPFFVLQKLYNLCCCKGCRDSKHAFRTETQSFLQSFLVSSPDMLPFYNVREFVDYHLLDCVWNFFTSKEPPLVPEKQIMPWLDKLKGFLQRFISIILIDLSEKRKLKCATELKKSAAVKFQKSKTRCFTDITFDPNDGKLSIPSIKIDNSTESLLRNLIVLEQTPEGYVYKPVTSYVVFMNELINSPEDVKLLQKEDGEIFTTGSSSISSRSSSSSSKNIKPAEVVVFFENLLKEVPLPPNDELYFDDVYNELNRYYDNSWFRVGTIWHRFVSRFYRYMNILKVKYFDSPWSVIAFFAAAVILFLTAAQTFFSYDFWKKGN